The proteins below are encoded in one region of Bacteroidales bacterium:
- a CDS encoding ROK family protein has product MAKKDVAVGIDIGGTNTVFGFVDREGKILGEDRIKTFEFDEIEVFVAALYEKIMVTGKKIGNGINLIGFGIGAPMGNINKGTIEHAAGLPWKGIVPLAEIFNRHTQLPVVVTNDANAAAVGEMIYGGARGMKNFVVITLGTGLGSGFVVDGKLVYGHDGFAGEIGHTAIRPGESNRECGCGRKGCLETYVSATGLKRSLLKIMADSNKPSELRKYSFEELDAEIIHNAAKKGDYIAKRAFTHTGRMLGFKLADVVAHTNPEAIFLFGGLALAKDLIFEPAKEYMEENLLSIYKGKVKLLASELSTQNAAVLGASSLVWSAKES; this is encoded by the coding sequence ATGGCAAAGAAAGATGTTGCGGTAGGTATTGATATAGGCGGTACCAATACAGTTTTTGGGTTTGTTGACAGGGAAGGAAAAATTCTCGGGGAAGACCGGATTAAAACCTTCGAATTTGATGAGATTGAGGTTTTTGTAGCTGCTCTCTATGAAAAGATTATGGTAACCGGTAAGAAGATCGGGAATGGAATTAATCTGATAGGCTTCGGAATAGGTGCCCCGATGGGGAATATAAACAAAGGGACAATTGAACATGCTGCCGGGTTACCATGGAAGGGAATAGTCCCGCTGGCAGAGATCTTCAACAGGCATACTCAGCTTCCGGTTGTTGTTACAAACGATGCCAATGCTGCCGCAGTTGGTGAGATGATTTATGGCGGAGCCAGAGGGATGAAAAATTTTGTGGTAATAACTTTAGGAACAGGACTGGGAAGCGGATTTGTTGTTGATGGTAAACTGGTTTACGGACATGATGGTTTTGCAGGTGAGATAGGCCATACCGCTATACGTCCGGGTGAATCAAACCGAGAATGTGGATGCGGAAGAAAGGGATGTCTCGAAACATATGTTTCAGCAACAGGTCTTAAAAGGTCGCTTCTGAAAATAATGGCTGACAGCAATAAACCGAGTGAACTCAGAAAATACAGTTTTGAAGAACTCGATGCGGAAATTATTCATAATGCTGCAAAAAAGGGAGATTATATAGCAAAAAGGGCCTTTACCCATACCGGCAGAATGCTGGGGTTTAAGCTGGCGGATGTTGTGGCACACACGAATCCCGAGGCGATATTTCTGTTTGGCGGTCTCGCCCTGGCAAAAGATCTTATTTTTGAACCTGCAAAAGAATATATGGAAGAAAACCTTCTCAGCATTTATAAGGGGAAGGTAAAACTTCTGGCCTCTGAACTGAGTACCCAGAATGCAGCAGTACTTGGCGCAAGTTCGCTGGTCTGGTCAGCAAAAGAATCATAA
- a CDS encoding AMP-binding protein: MQERLIGYIEQSIVKNWDIEALSNYREKGYSYKAIAERILKLHILFKGSGIKEGDKIALVGRNSANWCITYLAAVTYGAVIVPILPDFKPEDLTNIINHSDSRLLFVDDKIFESFAVEKIPEVIGILSLDDFRLIFPRTTPIKETFASLEERYTKAFPALTKENIKFSGISNDALAVISYTSGTTGFSKGVMITHNSLAANVRYAQKNMPLESGDPVVSFLPLAHTYGCAFEFLFPFTYGCHITILTKTPSPQILIQAFKEIRPRLVLSVPLVIEKIFKKQLLPVISKPHMKILLSIPGVNIILHKKIREKLVETFGGKFKEIVIGGAAFNADAEKFFKKIGFRFTVGYGMTECGPLISYASWDTTKPGASGRAVDTLEVTIDSPDPQNIVGEIILRGENVTTGYYKNEKATAELIDDKGWMHTGDLGLIDKEGNIFIKGRSKTMILGPSGKNIYPEEIEAVINNKNYITESLVISVDNKLVGLIYPDFEMMKKDNISEEQLPAILEEIRKEVNDRLPEFMAVSKFRIHPEEFAKTPKRSIKRFLYTKE; this comes from the coding sequence ATTCAGGAACGCTTAATAGGTTATATTGAACAGAGTATCGTAAAAAACTGGGACATTGAGGCTCTTTCAAATTACAGGGAGAAAGGCTATTCCTACAAAGCTATTGCTGAAAGAATACTGAAGCTTCATATCCTTTTCAAAGGTTCAGGCATAAAAGAGGGCGATAAAATTGCTCTTGTCGGACGGAATTCAGCTAACTGGTGCATAACCTATCTTGCTGCGGTTACTTATGGAGCAGTTATTGTACCGATACTCCCTGACTTCAAACCTGAAGACCTTACAAATATTATTAACCATTCTGATTCCAGGTTGCTGTTTGTCGATGATAAAATATTTGAATCATTTGCTGTTGAGAAAATTCCGGAGGTTATTGGAATTCTGTCACTCGACGATTTCAGGCTGATTTTTCCTCGCACAACACCAATTAAAGAGACATTTGCTTCTCTGGAAGAAAGATACACAAAAGCATTTCCTGCCCTGACCAAGGAAAATATTAAGTTTTCAGGGATCTCAAATGATGCACTTGCAGTAATAAGCTATACTTCAGGGACAACAGGATTTTCAAAAGGAGTGATGATCACACATAACAGCCTGGCTGCCAATGTACGCTATGCACAGAAAAACATGCCGCTTGAGTCAGGCGATCCGGTTGTTTCATTTCTGCCGCTGGCTCACACTTACGGATGCGCATTTGAATTTCTCTTCCCGTTTACCTATGGTTGTCATATTACAATCCTGACCAAAACGCCATCACCCCAGATACTTATCCAGGCATTTAAGGAGATAAGGCCAAGACTCGTGCTTTCAGTACCGCTGGTTATTGAAAAAATCTTCAAGAAGCAATTACTGCCTGTCATCAGTAAACCTCATATGAAGATTCTCCTTTCAATACCAGGAGTAAATATAATCCTTCATAAAAAAATAAGAGAGAAGCTTGTCGAAACATTCGGAGGCAAGTTTAAAGAGATAGTTATTGGAGGTGCAGCATTTAATGCCGATGCGGAAAAATTCTTTAAGAAGATCGGATTCAGATTTACTGTTGGCTACGGAATGACTGAATGCGGACCGCTTATAAGTTATGCTTCGTGGGATACAACAAAACCTGGCGCCTCAGGCAGGGCCGTAGACACCCTGGAAGTCACTATTGATTCTCCTGATCCTCAGAATATTGTGGGAGAAATAATCCTGCGGGGAGAAAATGTAACAACTGGTTATTATAAGAATGAGAAGGCTACTGCAGAACTTATAGATGACAAAGGCTGGATGCATACTGGAGATCTAGGTCTTATAGATAAGGAAGGGAATATCTTTATCAAAGGAAGAAGCAAAACAATGATTCTCGGACCCTCAGGCAAGAATATTTATCCGGAAGAAATCGAAGCAGTAATAAATAACAAAAACTATATAACCGAGTCACTTGTTATATCAGTTGACAATAAGCTTGTCGGACTAATTTATCCTGATTTTGAAATGATGAAGAAGGATAATATTTCAGAAGAACAGTTACCGGCTATACTTGAAGAGATCAGGAAAGAAGTAAATGACAGGCTGCCGGAATTTATGGCTGTCAGCAAATTCAGGATTCATCCCG